ATGACAGTCGCGGTGGCCTGCGTGAGGGCAAGCGCTCTGTGTATGAAGGCGGACAACGGGTGCCCTTTATGCTGCGCTGGCCGGCAGGTATTGAGGCGCCGGGGCGGGCTTGGAACAAAACGGTCAGTCAGACGGATTTGTTGGCGACCTTCGCTGAATTACTAGGAACGACACTGCCTGATAATGCGGGTGAGGATAGCCATAGCTTTGCTTCGGTGTTGATCGATCCCGCTGCGGACTACGAGCGCGTGCCCTTTATCAGTCATGATAGCAGTGACATGCGCTACGGCATAACTGAGGGCTCGTGGAAACTGATCCTGCCCAGCCGTAAGAAGCCGGCAGAACTTTACGAGCTCTCGACCGATCGTGCGGAGAGCAACAACCTCGCGGCCAGTCACCCGGAAAAAGTGGCATCTTTGACTGCGAAGATAAATGCCTTGATCGTAAACGGTCGCAGCACGCCCGGTGCACCGCAAGCCAACGATACCGACTATTGGAAAGATCTTAGCTGGATGCGTCCTGAGGATTTTCAGCGATAGACCGAAACGCAATTTTTACGAACAAAATACCTCAAGTTATGATAAAACCCCTGACAAGCTTACTACTGATCTCAGTTGCCATCTGCCACTTCGCGGCGGCAGCTGATATACGACCCGATCGCGAACTTCTGTATAAGGAGATCGATGGTGTGCCGCTGAAACTCCATTTGTTTGAGCCTGCCGATCTAAAGCCTACGGATCAACGCCCCGCCATTGTGTTCTTTTTTGGCGGTGGTTGGTCGGGGGGCACTCCCAAGCAATTCTATCAGCAAGCCAGAGATATGGCAGAGCTAGGGCTGGTCGCATTTTCTGCGGAGTATCGAGTGCGCAGCAGGAATAAGACGACACCTTTTGAGTGCGTCAATGATGGCAAGTCGGCCATTCGTTGGGTGCGCGCGCATGCCGGCGAACTGGGAATCGCCCCCGATCGGATTGTCGCCTCCGGTGGTTCCGCTGGCGGTCATGTGGCAGGGGCGACTGGTGTGCTCTCCGGATATGAAGAAGAGGGGGAGGATTTAGCCATCAGCTCGCAGCCCAATCTGATGATTTTGTTTAATCCCGTCCTCGATACCACGGAGGCGGGCTTTGGCGCTGAGCGTTTTAAGCCAGAACAACAGACCGACTTGTCGCTCTGCCACCAAGTGCACCCCGACATTGTTCCGACGATCGTCTTTCATGGCACTGCAGACACGACGGTCCCCCTTGAAAATGCCGAGCGCTTCACCCGCTTGATGCAGGAGGCGGGCAACGAGTGCGTGCTGGTCCCTGCCGAAGGGAAGGGGCATGGCTTTTTTAACGGCTCATTTTTCCGCCGTAGAAGTGATGATGTGGATTACCGCCTGATCTTCGATCGTAGCGTAGATTTTCTGCGTCAGCATAGGTATCTGAGTGCGCTGTGATCGCAGCTGTGCGATTAAAAGGAAATGGAACGATCCGCCTTTGTTCACCATTCATCAAGTAAGTTAGAATTGCTACGAGGCTTGTGGTCTCATTGTATTGTCCTTGGATGAGATTTTGCCGATTCATTATTTTTCTATGCTATGCTATGACTCTGTTCTGTAGTCATGGCGCGAATCTGCTGCGAGAGGTATCACTTGCGGATTTGGAAGCGCGTTTAGCTGAAATCGATGGCGAACTGGAATCCTTGGCTCGTTTCAGCTTAAATACTGGAGTCGGACCGATTGGCTACCGTTCAATGAACTATGATGAGTCTGCGCATTACGAGTGGGTGAGCGTTGATTTGGAGCAGAGTTGCAGGATCGATCAAATCGTATTAGTTCCCACTGTGTGGCGCGATATGGCTAAAGGCTATGTGGCGGATGCATTCCCACTTGAATTTCGTATACGAGTGGGGCTCGAGGGCGATCCGGAGGGGCAAGTCGTGGCAGAACTTGATTTTGGTGATGCTCCATTGGAGAGTATTGCACCAGTGATCGTGCCAATCGATGCGGTTGAAGCTTCGTGGGTTCGTTTGGAAGCGACGCGTCTATCAAGTCGTGCACGTGATGGGAAATTTATCATGCAATTGGCTGAAATGATGGTCTTTGCCGGGCCTTATAATCAAGCGCTGGGCAAGCCTGTTAGTTATTCACGTAACATTTATCGTTCAAATGCATGGAAGAGTTCTTTTTTAGTGGATGGGATTTTGCCTTATGTCATGAATGCCGCACGTGGAGAACAGAGCTTGCCGATGATCAGTCGTGTAAACATCGGAGAGCAGGCCACGATTATGATCGATTTGGGGCAGAGCTACGCCCTCTCTCGCTTACGTTTGCATGCGGTCGATCAGGGGGATACGATGCCGCGTGCCTTTCAAGGGGATTTCGGTATTCCTGAGCAGTTTATTCTGGAAGGCGCCAATCAGGCGGACTTTTCGGATGCGACGGTGCTGCTCGATGTGCATATTTCGAGCGTCTATGAGATCGGACCAATTATGGAGTGGGCCTTTCCCACAACAGATTGTCGCTATGTGCGTTTTGTCGCAACCAAGCCTTATTTGTACAAATCGGATCGTGTGAGTGGCTCACGTATTGGCTTTGCGGAGCTAGAATTACTTGATGATGTGTCGAATGTGGCGCTGGGGAAAAATGTACTGCTGGACTTTCGCCTGAGCTCTGAATTAGAGACTCGAGAAGCTCTCACCGATGGGCATAACCTAAATGGCTTGATCTTGCCGATGCGTGATTGGATGCAGCAACTTGCATTGCGCAGAGATTTGGAAGCTGAGCGGCCGATTGTTTTGGCCGAGATTTCGCTTCGTTATGCGAAGCAAAGCCGTCAACTCAAATGGCTGGCCTGGTTGGTTGGCATTCTTGTGCTGTTGGGGGTTATTGCCATGATTTATCTGAGAACGGCGCGTCAACGTCAGGAGTCCTTAATTCGAGAACGTATTGCAGCCAATTTACATGATGAGCTCGGGGCTAATTTACATGCGATTGGTCTATTGGGTGATTTGGCTAAAGATGCCGTGGATCAGCGAGAAGAACTGCTGGACACTGTGGATCGGATACGTGCGCTGACTGAGCGCACAGGCAAGGCCGCCAGCAACTGCGCCAATCTATTGGAAACACAGGGTTTTTGCGATGATTTGGTATTTGAAATTAAGCAAGACAATGAGCGTCTGCTGGGGGATTTGGAGCATCATCTGCAAATTGAAGGGGAAGGCTTTTTGCAGCAAATCCCGCGTCGCACGCGTTTGGATGTCTATTTATTTTATAAAGAAGCACTCACAAATATTATCAGACATTCTGGGGCCACTGAAGTGTGGACTCGATTGGTGGCCGATGCTGAAAAGATTCAACTGACGGTGACTGACAATGGGGATGGCATCGCCGACCTGGTGCCCAAGGCGCTGGAACGCCGTGCACGCTTGATGCGAGCAGACTTACGTATCCGTCAGCCGGATGCGGGACCAGGCACTCAAGTTCGTTTAATTGTTAAAACTCGAAAATACAGATTCTTATAATGAAAAGACCGATACAAATTATGCTGGTTGAAGATAATCGCGAGTATCGCGACGTGATCGACTTAGCCTTGTCGCGCGATGACGATCTTGAACTGATGAGTGAGTTTGTGACGGCGGAAATTGCCTTACGGAAGGTGCAGGGAAATGCACCCAAACTCCCGGATGTGTTGTTACTGGATCTACGGCTGCCAGGTATGAGTGGTTTGGATGCCTTGCCGCACTTTAATCAGGCGATGCCAAATGCTAAAGTAATCATCCTGACGCAATCGGATGATCAGGCGGACGTATTACAGGCGATCTCCTTGGGGGCATCCGGTTACTTGTTGAAATCTTCAACTTTAACAGAAATTAAAGATGGCATTCGTTTAGTCGCCAATGGGGGGGCTAGTTTGGAGCCTTCGGTGGCTAAATTCGTGCTTCAGACTTTACAAAATAAGTTGCCCACCGACCAGTTGGATGCTGCTTTGAGCGAACGCGAACAGCAGGTGCTGGAGCTTATTAGCGAAGGACTGTTAAAGAAGGAGATTTGTGGTCAGCTAGGCATCGGATATGCGACAGTGGATACACATGTACGGCATATTTATGAAAAGCTGAATGTCAAAAATGCCCCTGCTGCGGTCTCTAAAGCCTTTCGCCTAGGACTCTTCGATAAGTAGCGTCTTCTATCCCGTAAACGGGTGATATTTTCCCCACTTCAAGCATGTTAGATTAGCTGTATACTAGGCTGTGCACGGATTATTTCGTGCTTGGCCCTAAGATTCTGTCAGAGAGTAATTTTATATGAGGAAAATACACAAAACGATCGTATCCATATCATGCTTACTGGTGGCGACTGGTTACGCCCTAGAGCCATTAAAGGATTCTTCTGAACACTATGAAGGACGCATCGCTCAGCGGATGTTTTCGAAATTGGATACCAATCGTGATGGCGTCTTCACTGCCGACGAAGATCCGGCCCAGTGGAAAAAGAATCAAAAGTTGGATGCCAACGCTGATGGCGCAATTACACTCGAAGAATTGAAGGCCAATTCGCTCAAGTATATTGACAGTCCAGGCCGCCAAATTCGCAACGTCTTGTTTAAACGCACTCCAACAGGCGATGTGTATCTGGATTTGTATTTCCCGGATGTGGATGACAGCGATAAAAAGCCAGTGGTTTTATATACCCATGGTGGTGGATGGGCGGCCGGGAGTAAGCAAGGGGCGGGGCATGCCTCTTTTGGAGTGGTGCATCAGGCGCTCTTAAAAGAGGGCTTCTGTGTCGTATCCGTGGGCTATCGTTTGTGGTCGAAGGATGGTCAGACCTCAATGCGTGATTGTGTGATCGATTCCAAGGATGCACTTCGTTTTATTTCAGCCTACAGTAAAGAGCTGGGGATTGATCCGATGAAGATGTATACATTCGGCGATTCCGCAGGTGGGCATATCGCTCAAATGGTATTACTGTCATCGCCTGAGACTTTGAGCGGTGACCCTGAATTGGCCCAATATACTTATCAAACGGTCGGTGGTGTTTCTTGGTATGGTCCCTGCGACTTTCAAGATGAACAGTTGTTTAATCACGATGACCGCGAGAATTTTCGTGATCGCTTTGGTCCACGCATCATGGGAGCGAATTCCAAGCCGGAGGATAAGGAGGCGCGTTATCGTGAGATGAGCCCCGTGAGCTATCTCACCTCAGACAGCCCACCCTTGTTGATGCTGCAAGGTGATCAGGATACCACCATCCCCGTGAAGCAGGCCTATCGCATGCAAGAAGCTCTGGAGACGATTCCTGCGCCCGTTGAAATCGTGATTGTTAAAAATGCCGGACACAATTGGCGCAGCGTGGGCGCGCCGATCGACCCCAGTCGTGATGAGATCATTCAACAAACAATTAATTTTTTCCTTAATCACCGCTAAATGAATACATCATTACGCATCTTTTTACTAGCTGCCTTAGGTGGCGCTGCGACACTGCAGCTTACTTTAACCGCCAAAGACGATTTGGCGGAAGACCCCTTTGAATTGGCACTCTCGCAAAAACATGCGGGGGATGGTCAAAAGCACTGGGAGGGAAAAAGCCCAGAGGAATTACGTGCGTGGGCGAAGAAAAATTTACATCTCAAGTTGACTGCCAAACGGACGATCGACGCCGAAGCGCACCCTGAGTGGGCTTGGTTCCGCAAAGCAGGACTAGGGCTCTTTCTGCACTGGGGACCGACCAGTGCCAACCCTGCGACCGGCGATGCCTGGGCAATGGTATGGTCGCAGCGCAAGGCGGATTCGGGGCGCTTTATGCAACTCCCCGAAGAGATGTTTGCGGTGGCTGAGACCTGGAACCCAGAGAATTATCAACCCGACCGATGGCTGGCAGCGGCCAGTAAGGCGGGCTTTGGTTATTCGGTGCTAACGACACGTCATCACGACGGCTATGCGTTGTGGCCGAGCGACCACGGCACCTGGGATACAGGCGATCTAATGGAAGGACGTGATCTGGTGCGAGACTACGTGGACGCCTCACGCAAAAACGACATGAAGATCGGTTTTTACTACTCAGGCCCGAATTGGCATTATGACTATAAGAACCGCGAATTCATGCATCCTGCCCAACAGGACTTTCAGCTGAATTATAAGCATGAGCGGGTGGGGAAGACGCCAAAGCTCACCCCCTTGATGGCGCTCTCAGGGCCAGAGGAGAAGGCTGAGTCCATTGGCCAGGTACGTGAACTGATGTCCAACTACGGTCAGATCGATGTGATTTGGTGGGATGGCTCTGTCTCCGTCAGCGAGGAGGATCTTAAAGTATTACAGCCAAATATATTTGTAGCGCGTGGAAATATCGCGACGCCGGAAGGCGGGCATCAGGGTGCCAGCCACAATGTGAAAGTGACCAACGAGGCCGGCTGGTGGTGGGAGTCTTGTCAAAAGTCAGAAAATAGTTTTACGCCGAATTGGCATTACGGGGTCGAGTGTGAAACGAACCACTGGGACACCAATACCTTACTCACAGAGTTGATACGTTGTCGTTCGCTGGGAGGGAATTTACTGGTCAATGTGCCACCACGCGGGAACGGCGAAATGATGGATTGGTTTTATGAGCTTTGCGACGAGATGGCTGCCTGGATGGCGCACTCCCGCGAGGCGACTTATGATGTGGATCTCGATGCGCCCTTGCCGACCTTGGACAAGACGCAGAACTACACCACTAAGCGAGCGAATGTTTACTACTCCTTACCCGATGCGGAGGGTGCGGTCTTTATCCGCGACGTGTCGCACCCCCTCCAAGTGAGCCTATTACGCACGGGGGAGCCATTGAACTTTACTTACCGCGACTCTGCTTTGCATGTGGTCGTGCCTGCTGCGATGCGAACTGATTTACCCGATATGGTGAAAATCGTATTTAAACTGAAAAGATAGAAGGCTATTTATGATTTGTAAGAAACTATTTTGTTTGTTGGGGCTAGGGGCTGCCGTGCTACTGACTGGCGAACTCGCCGCCCAGACTTTGGCGGGCAGCCGTCCGAATATCATCTTAGTGATGACCGACGACCAAGGCATGGGGGACTTGTCCTGCATGGGGAACGAGATTGTGCGCACCCCGCATATTGATCGCTTCTACAAACAGTCGACCCGCTTTACCGACTTTCAAGTCAGCCCAACTTGTGCGCCGACCCGTGCGGCCATCATGAGCGGTCGTTTTCCGTTTAAGGTGGGGGTGACGCACACGATCTTACAACGCGAGCGCATGGCCCTGGATGTGCATACGCTGCCACAAGCCCTAAAGAGTGCGGGCTATGCTACAGGCCTGTTTGGTAAGTGGCATTTGGGGGACGAATCCGAATATCGCCCGCAAAGCCGGGGCTTCGATGAAGTGCTGATGCATGGAGCGGGCGGCATCGGCCAGACTAGCTTGGGAGATTTTGCTGCCAATAAAGAGAATCCATATTTCGATAATGTCTTATTGTACAACGATACAGTGGTGCAGACCCAAGGCTTTTGCACCGACGTGTTCTTTGATGCAGCCGAAGGCTGGATTCAGAAGCAACATGAGGCAGGTCAGCCATACTTTGCCTATCTTTCACTGAATGCGCCCCATGGTCCCATGTATGCGCCTGATGAATACAAACAGCACTTCCTTTCAGAAGGCTATGATGAAGATACCGCAGCTCGTTATGGTATGATTGAGAATGTCGACGACAACTTTGGGCAACTCATGGCCTTACTCAAAAAATGGAAGGCCTTGGATAACACCTTAATCATTTTTATGACTGATAACGGCATGTCGATGAAGACCATCCTACGAGATGGCGAAAAAATTTCCCCGTTTAATGCCAACATGCGTGGCCGTAAAAACTCGCCGAATGAAGGCGGCACACATGTTCCAGCTTTCTGGCAATGGAAGGGTGTTCTGAAGCGTGGTGTGGACATCGATGCCTTGGTGGCGCACATCGATTTATATCAAACTTTCGCCGAGTTAGCGGGAGCACAACTGCCCGCTGATATGCAAAGTCTCGATGGACGCTCTTTGTTGCCGTTGCTGGAAGACCCTCAAGCTGATTGGGCTGATCGTGAGCTGTTCTTCCATTGTGGCCGTTGGAAGACCGGAGAGCGCGATGCCTATAAATATCGTAATAACGCCGTGCGCACCGAGCGCTGGCGCTTTGTGAATAATCAGCAGCTCTACGATCTCCAGCAAGATCCAGGTGAGACCAAGGATGTGTCGCAGCAGTTTCCCGAAGTCGTGTCGCAACTTCGCAAGTCATACGATCAGTGGTGGGACTCCGCGCTGCCCTTGATGGTCAACGAAGGGCTCCCTCGCATTAAAGGAGATCATCCCTTGCAAAAGCTTTACGAAGCCCAGCAAAAATCTGGGGAAATCGTGAACTGGACGCCCGAGAAGCTTTAGCTATAAAAAAAGATTGCCTCATTTTCTAGGTAGTTTGAGGGCATTGTAAGCACGACTGAAAATCTGCTTGTTATTTATTAACATTACGATCAAATGTTAATTAACATGGGTAAACAGTCATCAGTAAGTATGAAGCAAATTGCCGAGGAAGCGGGCGTGTCGATGATGACCGTATCCCGCGTGCTTCGCAATGAGTCCAATGTCTCTGCAAAAACAGAAGAGCGCATCCGCGAAATCGCCAATCGACTGGGATATAAATCAAATCGCTT
The nucleotide sequence above comes from Coraliomargarita algicola. Encoded proteins:
- a CDS encoding alpha/beta hydrolase — protein: MIKPLTSLLLISVAICHFAAAADIRPDRELLYKEIDGVPLKLHLFEPADLKPTDQRPAIVFFFGGGWSGGTPKQFYQQARDMAELGLVAFSAEYRVRSRNKTTPFECVNDGKSAIRWVRAHAGELGIAPDRIVASGGSAGGHVAGATGVLSGYEEEGEDLAISSQPNLMILFNPVLDTTEAGFGAERFKPEQQTDLSLCHQVHPDIVPTIVFHGTADTTVPLENAERFTRLMQEAGNECVLVPAEGKGHGFFNGSFFRRRSDDVDYRLIFDRSVDFLRQHRYLSAL
- a CDS encoding response regulator transcription factor gives rise to the protein MKRPIQIMLVEDNREYRDVIDLALSRDDDLELMSEFVTAEIALRKVQGNAPKLPDVLLLDLRLPGMSGLDALPHFNQAMPNAKVIILTQSDDQADVLQAISLGASGYLLKSSTLTEIKDGIRLVANGGASLEPSVAKFVLQTLQNKLPTDQLDAALSEREQQVLELISEGLLKKEICGQLGIGYATVDTHVRHIYEKLNVKNAPAAVSKAFRLGLFDK
- a CDS encoding alpha/beta hydrolase yields the protein MRKIHKTIVSISCLLVATGYALEPLKDSSEHYEGRIAQRMFSKLDTNRDGVFTADEDPAQWKKNQKLDANADGAITLEELKANSLKYIDSPGRQIRNVLFKRTPTGDVYLDLYFPDVDDSDKKPVVLYTHGGGWAAGSKQGAGHASFGVVHQALLKEGFCVVSVGYRLWSKDGQTSMRDCVIDSKDALRFISAYSKELGIDPMKMYTFGDSAGGHIAQMVLLSSPETLSGDPELAQYTYQTVGGVSWYGPCDFQDEQLFNHDDRENFRDRFGPRIMGANSKPEDKEARYREMSPVSYLTSDSPPLLMLQGDQDTTIPVKQAYRMQEALETIPAPVEIVIVKNAGHNWRSVGAPIDPSRDEIIQQTINFFLNHR
- a CDS encoding alpha-L-fucosidase, with protein sequence MNTSLRIFLLAALGGAATLQLTLTAKDDLAEDPFELALSQKHAGDGQKHWEGKSPEELRAWAKKNLHLKLTAKRTIDAEAHPEWAWFRKAGLGLFLHWGPTSANPATGDAWAMVWSQRKADSGRFMQLPEEMFAVAETWNPENYQPDRWLAAASKAGFGYSVLTTRHHDGYALWPSDHGTWDTGDLMEGRDLVRDYVDASRKNDMKIGFYYSGPNWHYDYKNREFMHPAQQDFQLNYKHERVGKTPKLTPLMALSGPEEKAESIGQVRELMSNYGQIDVIWWDGSVSVSEEDLKVLQPNIFVARGNIATPEGGHQGASHNVKVTNEAGWWWESCQKSENSFTPNWHYGVECETNHWDTNTLLTELIRCRSLGGNLLVNVPPRGNGEMMDWFYELCDEMAAWMAHSREATYDVDLDAPLPTLDKTQNYTTKRANVYYSLPDAEGAVFIRDVSHPLQVSLLRTGEPLNFTYRDSALHVVVPAAMRTDLPDMVKIVFKLKR
- a CDS encoding arylsulfatase, with product MICKKLFCLLGLGAAVLLTGELAAQTLAGSRPNIILVMTDDQGMGDLSCMGNEIVRTPHIDRFYKQSTRFTDFQVSPTCAPTRAAIMSGRFPFKVGVTHTILQRERMALDVHTLPQALKSAGYATGLFGKWHLGDESEYRPQSRGFDEVLMHGAGGIGQTSLGDFAANKENPYFDNVLLYNDTVVQTQGFCTDVFFDAAEGWIQKQHEAGQPYFAYLSLNAPHGPMYAPDEYKQHFLSEGYDEDTAARYGMIENVDDNFGQLMALLKKWKALDNTLIIFMTDNGMSMKTILRDGEKISPFNANMRGRKNSPNEGGTHVPAFWQWKGVLKRGVDIDALVAHIDLYQTFAELAGAQLPADMQSLDGRSLLPLLEDPQADWADRELFFHCGRWKTGERDAYKYRNNAVRTERWRFVNNQQLYDLQQDPGETKDVSQQFPEVVSQLRKSYDQWWDSALPLMVNEGLPRIKGDHPLQKLYEAQQKSGEIVNWTPEKL